A DNA window from Leptolyngbya sp. KIOST-1 contains the following coding sequences:
- a CDS encoding pentapeptide repeat-containing protein, with amino-acid sequence MHLTTLEQLWTAFVEGERDFTGIDLAGADLSHWSLAKVDFWGADFSRANLTQANFRRANLKQAQFRDAKLAGADLRWTDLREAVLTGADLDAARLEGAIYNAATQFPAGFRPEQARMWTVQPGAALATKDLQERDLGGTDLTAADLSGALLLNSQLFGAILNRANLLSALLGESDLRYADLRQATLVLADLRGADLRHANLSQANLMGANLRGCWLATTNLEGALYSDSTQFPQGFQVPKTLHRLAPGASLGGVDLSGAKLTGVDLSGANLAGANLMHADLWGACLANADLSGANLLGTNLLGTDLSGANLNQTNLMQAIIDLPGERPAPASLNGQIA; translated from the coding sequence ATGCATCTCACAACCCTGGAACAACTCTGGACAGCTTTCGTGGAGGGAGAGCGAGATTTTACCGGAATTGACCTGGCTGGGGCCGATCTCAGCCACTGGAGTTTAGCCAAAGTAGACTTTTGGGGCGCTGACTTCAGCCGGGCTAATCTGACCCAGGCCAACTTTCGTCGCGCCAATCTCAAGCAGGCCCAGTTTAGAGACGCCAAACTGGCCGGGGCCGACCTGCGCTGGACTGACCTACGCGAGGCTGTACTTACCGGGGCAGATCTCGATGCTGCTCGCCTGGAGGGGGCGATTTATAATGCCGCAACCCAGTTCCCTGCCGGCTTCAGACCTGAACAAGCCCGCATGTGGACTGTACAGCCTGGAGCAGCGCTCGCGACCAAAGACCTGCAGGAGCGGGATCTGGGTGGCACTGACCTGACGGCGGCCGATCTCAGCGGTGCCCTGCTGCTCAACAGCCAGCTGTTCGGAGCCATCCTGAATCGAGCGAATTTGCTGAGCGCCCTGCTGGGCGAAAGCGATCTGCGCTACGCAGACCTCCGCCAGGCCACCCTGGTGCTGGCGGACCTGCGCGGCGCGGACCTGCGCCACGCCAATTTGAGCCAGGCCAACCTGATGGGCGCTAATTTGCGGGGATGTTGGCTAGCGACCACCAACCTGGAGGGAGCGCTCTACTCGGATAGCACCCAGTTTCCCCAGGGGTTTCAGGTACCCAAAACCCTCCATCGCCTGGCGCCAGGGGCATCGCTGGGGGGGGTTGACCTCAGCGGTGCCAAGTTGACTGGAGTCGACCTCAGCGGTGCCAATCTGGCGGGCGCGAACCTTATGCACGCTGACCTGTGGGGGGCTTGCCTGGCCAACGCTGACCTATCTGGGGCCAACCTACTGGGGACAAACCTGTTGGGCACCGATCTGTCTGGGGCCAATCTCAATCAGACGAACCTGATGCAGGCCATTATTGATCTGCCGGGAGAGCGGCCCGCTCCAGCCTCGTTGAATGGCCAAATAGCTTGA
- a CDS encoding ABC transporter ATP-binding protein → MIEVEHLSKTYGSTTAIQDITFGAQPGEILGFLGPNGAGKTTTMRILAGYLPASEGTARVAGYDVHTDSMAVRQRIGYLPESPPLYPDMSVQGYLTFVAKIKGVPADLRQQRADIAMDHCGLLDKRKVLIRKLSKGYRQRVGIAQAIIHDPPVIILDEPTVGLDPRQINEVRQLIKGLAGSHTIILSTHILPEVSMTCDRVTIINRGQVVATDTPDNLTTRLSGEAAYELEIKGDVDTAQRLLAELSPVRQVTRLGLEHLPQYHHRLRVSGEADRALGGLISTALVSAGLELHELRRQQATLEDVFLNLTTTEPATAATAPPEAPAAEVPVTDPSLEASEA, encoded by the coding sequence ATGATCGAAGTTGAGCACCTGAGTAAGACCTACGGGTCTACCACGGCTATTCAAGACATCACCTTTGGGGCCCAACCCGGAGAAATCCTGGGCTTCCTGGGGCCAAATGGGGCGGGTAAAACCACCACCATGCGCATTTTGGCGGGCTACCTGCCAGCCTCTGAGGGTACCGCCCGGGTGGCGGGCTACGACGTCCATACCGACTCGATGGCCGTGCGGCAGCGGATTGGCTACCTGCCGGAGTCGCCCCCCCTCTACCCCGACATGTCGGTGCAGGGCTATCTCACCTTTGTGGCCAAAATTAAAGGGGTGCCCGCCGACCTGCGCCAGCAGCGGGCCGATATCGCCATGGATCACTGCGGGCTGCTGGATAAGCGCAAGGTGCTGATTCGCAAGCTGTCCAAGGGCTACCGCCAGAGGGTGGGCATTGCCCAGGCAATTATTCACGACCCGCCGGTGATTATTCTGGACGAGCCCACGGTCGGACTGGATCCGCGCCAGATTAACGAAGTGCGGCAGCTAATCAAGGGGCTGGCCGGGAGCCATACCATCATTCTCTCCACCCACATTCTGCCGGAGGTGAGCATGACCTGCGATCGCGTCACCATTATCAACCGGGGCCAGGTGGTCGCCACCGATACCCCCGACAACCTCACCACCCGCCTCTCCGGCGAGGCGGCCTACGAGCTCGAAATCAAAGGCGACGTGGATACCGCCCAGCGGCTACTGGCTGAGCTATCCCCTGTGCGCCAGGTGACGCGACTGGGGCTAGAGCACCTGCCCCAGTACCACCACCGGCTGCGGGTCAGCGGAGAGGCCGATCGCGCCCTGGGCGGGCTGATCTCCACCGCCCTCGTCAGCGCGGGCCTCGAACTCCACGAGCTGCGCCGCCAGCAGGCCACCCTCGAAGACGTCTTCCTCAACCTCACCACCACCGAACCCGCTACGGCGGCAACCGCACCACCCGAAGCACCCGCCGCCGAAGTCCCTGTAACCGACCCATCGTTAGAAGCATCCGAAGCCTAG
- a CDS encoding ABC transporter permease: protein MTLLLKNILAIYQRELQSYFASPLPYIIAAVFWLLGGFFLVAILLGPQGILAQAAMADQAVQMGLPTPPPFDVAYEFNKAYVGLLGSLSMFVLPMLSMGLYADERKQGTLELLATSPVTNWAVALGKLLAVVSFYIAMVLPLMVCQAIALGAATPPTGSGVFFLSHLGLVLVAASVLALGMFISSLTESTVLAAIMTFALILLLWLVDAVAQGLPGVLGSAIAHLSLLKHFTDFTEGIFDTGGLVLFLSFIGLGLYLTAQSIETLRFQRS, encoded by the coding sequence ATGACCCTGCTCCTCAAAAACATCCTCGCCATCTATCAGCGGGAGCTGCAAAGCTACTTTGCCTCGCCGCTGCCCTACATCATTGCGGCCGTGTTCTGGCTGCTGGGGGGCTTCTTCTTGGTCGCCATTCTGCTGGGGCCCCAGGGCATTCTGGCCCAGGCGGCGATGGCCGATCAGGCGGTCCAGATGGGGCTCCCCACGCCGCCGCCCTTTGATGTGGCCTACGAGTTCAACAAAGCCTACGTGGGCCTGCTGGGGTCGCTGTCGATGTTTGTGCTGCCCATGCTGTCGATGGGGCTCTACGCCGACGAGCGCAAGCAGGGCACGCTGGAGCTGCTGGCCACTTCGCCGGTGACCAACTGGGCGGTGGCGCTGGGCAAGCTGCTGGCGGTGGTGAGCTTTTACATCGCTATGGTGCTGCCGCTGATGGTGTGCCAGGCGATCGCCCTGGGCGCGGCAACGCCGCCCACCGGTTCCGGGGTGTTCTTTCTGTCGCACCTGGGCCTGGTGCTGGTAGCCGCCAGCGTGCTGGCGCTGGGGATGTTTATTTCGTCGCTGACCGAGAGTACGGTGCTGGCGGCCATTATGACCTTTGCGCTGATCCTGCTGCTGTGGCTGGTGGATGCGGTGGCTCAGGGACTGCCGGGGGTGCTCGGTAGCGCGATCGCCCACCTGTCGTTGCTCAAACATTTCACCGACTTCACCGAAGGCATTTTTGATACCGGCGGGCTGGTGCTGTTTCTCTCGTTTATTGGCCTCGGGCTTTACCTGACGGCCCAGTCTATAGAAACCCTCAGATTCCAGCGTTCCTAG
- the ruvB gene encoding Holliday junction branch migration DNA helicase RuvB: protein MAIVSSHTPDDAARGAKKAKPSAPPAADSAVQPLLSLVKGGDAQPEDVQSETASPGPAAAEDSLRPQRLNNYIGQAALKEVLGIAIKAAQSRQEPLDHLLLYGPPGLGKTTMALILAEEMGVVCKITTAPALERPRDIAGLLVNLKPGDVLFIDEIHRLPRVTEEILYPAMEDSRLDITIGKGQSARTRSIPLSPFTLVGATTRVGALSSPLRDRFGLIQRLRFYEIDELTPIVLRTADVLKTPIEPAGAEEIARRARGTPRIANRLLRRVRDYVEVKAAGSITATLAAEALELFNVDPCGLDWTDRRLLSVMVENFGGGPVGLDTMAAATGEDPQTIEEVYEPYLLQIGYLQRTPRGRVVTAAARRHLGYAEGPDGDSQMTLL, encoded by the coding sequence ATGGCGATTGTTTCTTCCCACACTCCTGACGACGCAGCCAGGGGGGCTAAAAAAGCCAAACCGTCTGCACCGCCAGCGGCGGATAGCGCCGTGCAGCCGCTGCTGTCGCTGGTCAAGGGGGGCGACGCGCAGCCGGAGGATGTTCAGTCTGAGACGGCGTCCCCAGGCCCGGCAGCCGCAGAGGATAGCCTGCGGCCTCAGCGTCTGAACAACTATATCGGCCAGGCGGCCCTCAAGGAAGTGTTGGGGATTGCGATCAAGGCCGCCCAGTCGCGCCAGGAGCCCCTCGACCATCTGCTGCTGTACGGGCCGCCAGGGCTGGGTAAGACCACAATGGCGCTAATTTTGGCCGAGGAAATGGGGGTAGTTTGCAAAATCACGACCGCCCCAGCTCTGGAGCGACCCCGTGATATTGCCGGTCTGCTGGTCAACCTCAAGCCTGGGGACGTGCTGTTTATCGACGAAATTCACCGCCTGCCCCGGGTGACCGAAGAAATTCTGTACCCGGCCATGGAGGACTCCCGGCTGGACATCACCATCGGCAAGGGGCAGTCGGCCCGCACCCGCAGCATTCCGCTGAGCCCGTTTACCCTGGTGGGGGCCACAACCCGGGTGGGGGCGCTCAGCTCACCCCTGCGCGATCGCTTTGGCCTGATTCAGCGGCTGCGGTTTTATGAAATTGACGAACTGACTCCCATTGTGCTGCGCACCGCCGATGTGCTAAAAACCCCCATCGAGCCTGCCGGAGCCGAAGAAATCGCCCGTCGGGCTCGGGGCACACCCCGCATTGCCAATCGGCTACTGCGGCGGGTGCGCGACTATGTCGAAGTGAAGGCGGCAGGGTCGATCACCGCCACCCTGGCGGCCGAGGCCCTCGAACTCTTCAACGTCGATCCCTGCGGTCTCGACTGGACCGATCGCCGCCTGCTCTCGGTCATGGTAGAAAACTTTGGCGGTGGCCCCGTCGGCCTCGACACCATGGCGGCAGCTACGGGCGAAGACCCCCAAACCATCGAAGAGGTCTACGAACCTTACCTGCTGCAAATTGGCTACCTTCAGCGCACACCCAGAGGTCGGGTCGTCACCGCCGCCGCCCGGCGTCACCTGGGGTACGCTGAGGGGCCTGACGGCGACAGTCAAATGACCTTGCTGTAG
- a CDS encoding photosystem II protein Y: MDWRVIVVLLPIAVAASWAVFNIGRAALGQLQDFINNREA, encoded by the coding sequence ATGGACTGGCGAGTCATTGTCGTTTTACTGCCAATTGCTGTGGCCGCAAGCTGGGCGGTGTTTAACATTGGTCGGGCTGCCCTGGGGCAACTCCAAGATTTCATCAACAATCGAGAAGCCTAG
- a CDS encoding GldG family protein — MAMKSFAVYQKYLKYLALPGLALVTAGLLAGVVAGWTLLPAGLLIGGIGLLLLGLVLGNQGQGRFWAQRSTEAGANALVSTLAVLVILGLVNFVAVRYATRVDLTENQLFTLAPQSQQVVRSLENPTRVVVFDPLPNPQDRQLLESFRQTGGQFTFDYVNPYNDPRLAQEFGATQTGMVFVESGGTRRFLQNVGPSERLSERTLTNALDQVVSDRALTVYFTQGHQEFVIDGSDTGFLQAATALGEKSALVQPLDLAQTGTVPEDANVVVVAGPAAEFFDAEVAALQTYLNQGGSLMLLIDPRTSPGLDTLLDPWGVTLDDRIVLDTSGSGQLVGLGPAAPLVTDYGDHPITRDFRGGRSFFPLVRPVNVEEVPGVTATPLLQSNPQSRAESLSAEGQLQFDENAPPSGPYTLGVALSRPVDGAAAAEGEPPPESRLVVIGNATFATDGLFEQQLNGDVFLNAISWLGQQTDATLSIRPREVTNRRITMTVQQQVGLGVFSLLVLPVIGVVLAVVMWLRRR, encoded by the coding sequence ATGGCGATGAAGTCCTTTGCGGTTTACCAAAAGTATTTGAAATACCTGGCGCTGCCGGGACTGGCCCTAGTCACCGCGGGTTTGCTGGCGGGCGTGGTGGCAGGATGGACCCTGCTGCCCGCGGGGCTGCTGATTGGCGGTATTGGTCTGCTGCTGCTGGGGCTGGTGCTGGGCAACCAGGGCCAGGGCCGATTTTGGGCCCAGCGCTCAACCGAAGCCGGAGCCAATGCGCTGGTGTCGACCCTGGCGGTGCTGGTTATTTTGGGCCTGGTCAATTTTGTAGCGGTGCGCTACGCCACCCGTGTAGATCTGACCGAAAACCAGCTGTTTACCCTGGCCCCACAGTCGCAGCAGGTGGTGCGATCGCTGGAAAATCCCACCCGTGTCGTCGTCTTTGACCCGCTGCCCAATCCCCAGGATCGGCAGCTGCTCGAAAGCTTCCGTCAGACTGGGGGGCAGTTCACCTTTGACTACGTCAACCCCTATAATGACCCGCGCCTGGCCCAGGAATTTGGCGCCACCCAGACCGGCATGGTGTTTGTGGAAAGCGGTGGCACCCGCCGCTTTTTGCAGAATGTGGGTCCCAGCGAACGCCTGTCGGAGCGAACGCTGACCAATGCGCTCGACCAGGTGGTGAGCGATCGCGCCCTCACGGTGTACTTCACCCAGGGCCACCAGGAATTTGTCATTGACGGCAGCGATACGGGCTTTTTGCAGGCCGCCACAGCCCTTGGGGAGAAGAGTGCCCTGGTGCAGCCGCTGGATTTGGCCCAGACCGGCACCGTGCCGGAGGACGCCAACGTGGTGGTAGTAGCTGGCCCCGCTGCCGAGTTTTTTGATGCCGAGGTCGCGGCCCTGCAAACCTACCTGAACCAGGGCGGTAGCCTCATGCTGCTGATCGATCCGCGCACCAGCCCCGGCCTCGACACCCTGCTCGACCCCTGGGGCGTCACCCTCGACGATCGCATTGTGCTCGATACCTCCGGCAGCGGTCAGCTGGTCGGCCTCGGTCCGGCGGCCCCGCTGGTGACCGACTACGGCGACCACCCCATCACCCGCGATTTTCGCGGCGGGCGATCGTTCTTTCCCCTGGTGCGGCCGGTCAATGTGGAGGAGGTGCCGGGGGTAACCGCCACTCCCCTGCTCCAGAGCAATCCCCAAAGCCGAGCCGAGTCCCTCTCTGCGGAGGGCCAGCTGCAGTTTGACGAAAATGCGCCCCCCTCGGGCCCCTACACCCTGGGTGTCGCCCTCAGCCGCCCGGTGGATGGCGCTGCCGCCGCCGAAGGCGAACCGCCGCCGGAGTCACGCCTGGTGGTGATTGGCAACGCCACCTTTGCCACCGATGGGCTGTTTGAGCAGCAGCTCAACGGCGACGTCTTTCTCAACGCCATTAGCTGGCTGGGGCAGCAGACCGATGCCACCCTCTCCATTCGCCCCCGCGAGGTGACCAACCGCCGCATTACGATGACGGTGCAGCAGCAGGTGGGCCTGGGGGTCTTTTCCCTGCTGGTGCTGCCCGTCATTGGCGTGGTCCTGGCGGTGGTGATGTGGCTGCGGCGGCGATAG
- a CDS encoding ABC transporter ATP-binding protein, with protein sequence MTPKRPSQSANYWMLAPYVRREWPTIFQALLGTIIFVSFWPILAWLSGNILAQLAAGNVPVVGRFIAITMVGFAIQKIGQYIQDSLMAKAALEVAFNLRRDVYTHIHRLSLTYFERSQTGDLSYRLTEDIDRIGEVVQKLFHDFLPSVLQLVVVLGYMVYLNWQLTLTAIVLVPILAVLAGWFGEQMLKFSRRSQNLVSDLSSLVTEVFSGIRLVRAFAAEDYEVERFTQEAEKNRQAKYKAAWLQAVQYPVVGFTYAVVVMLILLVGTWQIAEGNLTGASFGSYVVAALMLIDPVNHVIINYGEFKQGEASVDRVIELLNIEPAVRELPTAKEMPAVTGRVEYRNVTFGYDADEPVLRNLDLLALPGEKIALVGSSGAGKSTLVNLLPRFYDPQSGQILIDDVDVSTVTLRSLRRQIGIVPQETTLFSGTIAQNIAFGQKEFDIEAVEAAARIANAHDFISQFSQGYYTWMGERGVNLSGGQRQRVAIARAVLLNPRILILDEATSALDAESEALVQEALERLMSDRTVFIIAHRLATVRDADRILVMEKGRVIESGTHSELLANQSRYAQFYAQQFAGSGAE encoded by the coding sequence TTGACCCCAAAGCGCCCCTCCCAAAGCGCCAACTACTGGATGCTTGCCCCCTATGTCCGGCGCGAGTGGCCCACCATCTTCCAGGCGCTGCTGGGCACCATCATTTTTGTCTCCTTCTGGCCGATTTTGGCCTGGCTGTCGGGCAATATCCTGGCTCAGCTGGCGGCGGGTAACGTGCCGGTGGTGGGCCGCTTCATCGCCATCACCATGGTTGGCTTTGCGATTCAGAAGATCGGTCAGTACATCCAGGATTCCCTGATGGCCAAGGCAGCCCTGGAGGTCGCCTTTAACCTGCGCCGCGATGTCTACACCCACATCCATCGGCTCAGCCTCACCTACTTCGAGCGCAGCCAGACGGGGGATCTGTCCTACCGATTGACCGAAGACATCGATCGCATTGGCGAAGTGGTGCAAAAGCTGTTCCACGACTTTTTGCCCTCAGTTTTGCAGCTGGTGGTGGTGCTGGGCTACATGGTCTACCTCAACTGGCAGCTCACCCTGACGGCGATCGTGCTGGTGCCCATTCTGGCGGTGCTGGCCGGGTGGTTTGGGGAACAGATGCTGAAGTTTTCCCGCCGTAGCCAGAACCTGGTGTCTGACCTGTCGTCGCTGGTGACCGAGGTGTTTAGCGGCATTCGCCTGGTGCGGGCCTTTGCTGCCGAAGACTACGAGGTGGAGCGCTTTACCCAGGAGGCCGAAAAAAACCGCCAGGCCAAGTACAAAGCCGCCTGGCTCCAGGCGGTGCAGTATCCGGTGGTGGGCTTTACCTACGCCGTGGTGGTGATGCTGATTTTGCTGGTGGGCACCTGGCAGATCGCCGAGGGTAACCTCACCGGAGCCTCCTTTGGTAGTTACGTGGTGGCGGCCCTGATGCTGATCGACCCGGTCAACCACGTCATTATTAACTACGGCGAGTTTAAGCAGGGGGAGGCCTCCGTCGATCGCGTGATCGAGCTGCTCAACATTGAGCCTGCGGTGCGCGAACTGCCCACGGCAAAGGAAATGCCGGCGGTGACTGGCCGGGTGGAGTACCGCAACGTCACCTTTGGCTACGACGCCGACGAGCCAGTGCTGCGCAATTTAGATCTGCTGGCTCTGCCCGGGGAAAAAATTGCTCTGGTGGGCTCGTCCGGGGCGGGTAAGTCTACCCTGGTGAACCTGCTGCCCCGCTTCTACGACCCCCAGTCGGGCCAAATTTTGATCGACGATGTGGATGTGTCCACCGTGACCCTGCGCAGTCTGCGGCGGCAGATTGGCATTGTGCCCCAGGAGACGACGCTGTTTTCGGGCACGATCGCCCAAAACATTGCCTTTGGCCAGAAGGAGTTTGACATTGAGGCGGTGGAAGCGGCGGCCCGGATTGCCAATGCCCACGACTTCATCAGTCAGTTTTCCCAGGGCTACTACACCTGGATGGGCGAACGGGGGGTAAACCTGTCGGGGGGGCAGCGGCAGCGGGTGGCGATCGCCCGGGCGGTGCTGCTCAACCCCCGCATTTTGATTCTGGATGAAGCCACCTCAGCCCTGGATGCCGAGTCGGAGGCGCTGGTGCAGGAGGCGCTGGAGCGGTTGATGAGCGATCGCACCGTGTTCATCATCGCTCACCGTCTGGCCACCGTCCGCGACGCCGATCGCATTTTAGTGATGGAAAAGGGACGGGTAATTGAATCTGGTACCCACAGTGAGCTACTGGCCAACCAGAGCCGCTACGCCCAGTTCTACGCCCAGCAGTTTGCCGGTAGCGGGGCAGAGTGA
- the rdgB gene encoding RdgB/HAM1 family non-canonical purine NTP pyrophosphatase, with protein sequence MDIPQPPTIVVATGNPGKLIEMQVYLDALGWQLQLKPDHLEVEETGTTFLENARLKAATVAKALNQWAIADDSGLAVTALGGAPGIYSARYADSDAARIDRLLKELEGQSDRSAQFICALALANPAGEVVLETKGICHGEILLTPRGSGGFGYDPIFYLPSLGKSFAEMQPSQKEALSHRGIAFSQLMPHLKELSPG encoded by the coding sequence ATGGATATCCCGCAGCCGCCCACGATTGTTGTCGCCACCGGGAACCCCGGCAAGCTGATCGAGATGCAGGTGTATCTCGACGCTCTGGGCTGGCAGCTACAGCTCAAACCCGACCACCTGGAGGTTGAGGAAACCGGCACCACGTTTTTAGAGAATGCTCGCCTCAAGGCGGCAACCGTGGCCAAAGCGCTCAACCAGTGGGCGATCGCCGACGACTCCGGCCTCGCCGTCACCGCCCTGGGCGGGGCACCCGGTATTTACTCGGCCCGCTACGCCGACAGCGATGCCGCCAGAATTGACCGCCTGCTCAAAGAACTGGAGGGACAGAGCGATCGCAGTGCCCAGTTCATCTGCGCCCTGGCGCTGGCCAATCCAGCCGGGGAGGTCGTGCTTGAAACCAAGGGCATTTGCCACGGGGAAATTTTGCTGACCCCCCGCGGCAGCGGCGGCTTTGGCTACGACCCCATCTTCTACCTGCCCAGCCTGGGCAAAAGCTTTGCTGAAATGCAGCCGAGCCAGAAGGAGGCCCTCAGCCACCGGGGAATCGCCTTTAGCCAATTGATGCCCCATTTAAAAGAACTATCGCCAGGGTGA
- a CDS encoding DUF4033 domain-containing protein produces the protein MASPPATGLGPSSEKAIYHDGLGDRLFIWLFSRKMAQAVGKDTARSGYDGFVDLSSQIMQGRNAQQQQALVAVVLKSLVPAQVLWLIRTLFSPTRVVCELNAWFATRLFEWLVGPCEVKTVEFTDQQGRVRQQRSGVHIKKCRYLDESRCVGMCVNMCKLPTQRFFTEDFGIPLTMVPNFEDFSCEMVFGQPPPPLETEDAYHQPCLVDHCSLANRDPQPCPKVRT, from the coding sequence ATGGCGTCACCTCCGGCCACCGGCCTTGGCCCCAGCTCAGAAAAAGCGATTTACCACGATGGCCTGGGCGATCGCCTGTTCATCTGGCTCTTCAGCCGCAAAATGGCTCAGGCCGTGGGTAAAGATACCGCCCGCAGCGGTTACGACGGCTTTGTCGATCTGTCCAGCCAGATCATGCAGGGCCGCAACGCTCAGCAGCAGCAGGCCCTGGTGGCGGTGGTGCTCAAGTCGCTGGTGCCCGCCCAGGTGCTGTGGCTGATTCGCACCCTGTTCTCGCCCACCCGGGTGGTGTGTGAACTCAACGCCTGGTTTGCCACCCGGCTATTTGAGTGGCTGGTAGGCCCCTGCGAGGTCAAAACCGTAGAGTTTACCGATCAGCAGGGGCGAGTGCGGCAGCAGCGCAGCGGTGTTCACATCAAAAAGTGCCGCTACCTGGACGAAAGCCGCTGCGTCGGCATGTGCGTGAACATGTGCAAGCTGCCCACCCAGCGTTTCTTTACCGAAGATTTCGGCATTCCCCTCACCATGGTGCCGAACTTTGAAGACTTTAGCTGCGAGATGGTCTTTGGCCAGCCGCCGCCGCCCCTGGAAACCGAGGACGCCTACCATCAGCCCTGCCTGGTGGATCACTGCTCCCTTGCCAACCGCGATCCCCAGCCCTGCCCAAAGGTGCGGACCTGA
- a CDS encoding ROK family protein — MNVLVVDIGGSNVKVLATGQTDVRKIPSGPTMTPEAMVAGVKALTQDWAYEAVAIGYPGLVHRGVVTKEPYNLGPGWIGFDFEAAFGCPVRIINDAAMQALGSYESGTMLFLGLGTGLGSAMVVEGVVVPLELAHLPYKKGTYEHYLGKRALERLDKKKWREYVETCVGHLTAALQLDDVVIGGGQIKLLKELPTGCRLGHNSNAFVGGFRLWEPGRERFSAAS, encoded by the coding sequence ATGAATGTACTGGTAGTCGATATCGGCGGGAGTAACGTCAAGGTTCTGGCGACGGGTCAGACCGATGTTCGCAAGATCCCCTCTGGCCCCACTATGACCCCCGAGGCGATGGTGGCAGGAGTCAAGGCACTGACCCAGGACTGGGCCTACGAGGCTGTGGCGATCGGCTATCCGGGGCTAGTGCACAGGGGAGTGGTCACCAAGGAGCCCTACAACCTGGGTCCAGGCTGGATTGGATTTGATTTTGAGGCGGCCTTTGGCTGCCCGGTGCGCATCATCAACGACGCGGCGATGCAGGCCCTGGGCAGTTATGAAAGCGGCACCATGCTCTTTTTAGGCCTGGGCACCGGCCTCGGTTCGGCCATGGTGGTCGAAGGGGTGGTCGTGCCCCTAGAACTGGCCCACCTGCCCTACAAAAAGGGCACCTACGAGCACTACCTCGGCAAGCGCGCTCTGGAGCGGCTGGACAAAAAGAAATGGCGCGAATACGTAGAGACCTGCGTGGGTCACCTAACGGCCGCCCTGCAGCTCGATGATGTGGTGATTGGTGGCGGCCAGATCAAGCTGCTGAAGGAACTCCCGACGGGCTGCCGCCTCGGCCACAACAGCAATGCCTTTGTCGGCGGCTTTCGGCTTTGGGAGCCGGGCCGGGAGCGGTTCTCGGCTGCATCCTAA